A single genomic interval of Osmia lignaria lignaria isolate PbOS001 chromosome 9, iyOsmLign1, whole genome shotgun sequence harbors:
- the emc gene encoding basic helix-loop-helix domain-containing extra-macrochaetae: protein MKAMVVSPVGGRVPPSRGILHSSIGINGTRRDLEAEEVAAYLTKLRSLVPDMPRKRKLSKLEVIQRVIEYICDLQTTLEETNVHHESNVTKTTPRQPLQPLLNATTTIPTTTTTTTSTMTGMVAER, encoded by the coding sequence aTGAAAGCAATGGTGGTGAGTCCAGTGGGCGGCAGAGTACCGCCAAGCCGAGGTATCCTCCACAGTAGCATCGGAATCAACGGTACTCGCCGCGATTTGGAGGCAGAAGAGGTAGCCGCTTATTTGACAAAGCTGAGGTCCTTGGTTCCCGATATGCCGAGGAAACGGAAGTTGTCGAAGCTCGAAGTCATACAGAGGGTGATCGAATACATCTGTGATCTTCAGACCACTTTAGAGGAGACGAACGTTCATCACGAATCTAATGTGACGAAGACGACGCCGAGGCAACCCCTTCAACCATTACTGAACGCCACGACGACCatcccgacgacgacgacaacgacaacgagcACGATGACCGGTATGGTCGCGGAACGGTGA
- the Psa gene encoding puromycin-sensitive aminopeptidase isoform X2 — protein sequence MSSTEKKPFRRLPTDVQPYHYHIVLSPNLKTFVFDGKEDVHIDVKQSTDTIVLNSLDIDIKNAAFNAKDGKVIETSKIDLCAPEETATLVFNEKLPSGKSGYLSLEFVGEINDKMKGFYRSKYIGENKFAAVTFLCPTSARKLFPCWDEPILKATFTIQLEFPCNSQLIGLSNMPIKSKVTNESTETLVFERTPIMSTYLVAVVVGEFDYIEDKSSDGVLVRVYTPKLKKEQGQFALEVATKVLPYYKTYFGIAYPLPKIDLIAIADFSSGAMENWGLVTYRETCLLVDPQNTSAVRKQWIALVVAHELAHQWFGNLVTMEWWTHLWLNEGYASFVEFLCVAHLFPEYDIWTQFVTDTYIRALELDALKNSHPIEVPVGHPSEIDEIFDDISYNKGACVIRMLHSYIGDDDFRKGMNLYLKKHSYGNAETGDLWDALEEASNKNVRSVMSTWTEQQGFPVVRVQHRQEGTDRVLSLSQERFLADGSTDTGTSLWIIPISISTAKDPEECVLKALLDEKTKELRVKDVPENHWVKINPGTIGFYRTHYSPEALSLLLPAVKDHALPPLDRLGLLDDLFAMVQAGHASTVEVLQLMQAFQKEDNYTVWSSIVNSLGKIGVLVSHLDFEDSFKAYGRNLMRDITNKLGWDPKPTESHLDTLLRSLVLGRMAALNDEDTIKEAKKRFELHVSGTTLLAADLRSPVYRAVLSVGDADTYETMLRLYREADLHEEKDRILRALGAIKDETLLAKVLNFAMSDEVRAQDTVFAIMSVAMTYKGRVMAWDFFKENWKTLLDRYGGGFLISRLVKFTTENFVTEERAKDVEEFFKSHPTPGTERTVQQSIESIRLNASWLARDKDSIKEYLTTHV from the exons ATGTCGAGCACAGAAAAAAAACCGTTTCGTCGATTGCCTACAGACGTCCAGCCTTACCATTATCATATTGTTTTGTCACCGAATCTTAAAACTTTTGTCTTCGATGGCAAGGAGGATGTGCACATTGAC gtGAAGCAATCCACAGACACTATTGTTTTAAATTCATtggatattgatattaaaaatgcaGCTTTCAATGCTAAGGatggaaaagttattgaaacatcgAAGATTGACTTATGTGCACCTGAAGAAACAGCTACTTTGGTATTTAATGAAAAGTTACCATCTGGTAAAAGTGGATACTTAAGTTTGGAATTTGTTGGAGAAATTAATGACAAGATGAAGGGTTTCTATAGAAGCAAATATATTGG agaaaataaatttgctGCTGTCACTTTCTTATGTCCTACATCAGCGCGTAAACTGTTCCCTTGTTGGGATGAACCTATACTAAAAGCTACTTTTACAATACAGCTTGAATTTCCTTGTAATTCACAGCTTATTGGCTTATCAAACATG CCAATAAAAAGTAAAGTAACAAACGAATCAACTGAGACTTTGGTATTTGAGCGGACTCCAATTATGTCGACATATTTAGTAGCAGTCGTGGTTGGTGAATTCGATTACATAGAAGACAAATCTAGCGACGGTGTATTGGTACGAGTGTACactccaaaattaaaaaaagaacaagGACAATTCGCACTAGAAGTAGCGACAAAAGTGTTACCATATTACAAAACTTACTTCGGGATTGCTTATCCGCTCCCAAAGATTGATCTTATCGCAATTGCTGACTTCTCATCCGGAGCTATGGAAAATTGGGGTCTAGTCACTTATCGGGAAACTTGTCTCTTGGTAGATCCACAGAATACGTCTGCCGTTCGAAAGCAATGGATAGCATTAGTTGTAGCGCACGAATTAGCGCATCAGTGGTTTGGAAATCTTGTAACCATGGAGTGGTGGACGCATCTGTGGTTGAACGAGGGGTACGCGTCATTCGTTGAATTCTTATGCGTTGCCCATTTGTTCCCAGAATACGATATCTGGACACAATTCGTAACCGACACCTATATCAGAGCATTAGAATTAGATGCTCTAAAAAATAGTCATCCGATTGAAGTGCCAGTCGGTCATCCTTCCGAGATCGATGAGATTTTCGATGACATTTCTTACAACAAAGGCGCATGTGTTATTCGAATGTTGCATTCTTATATTGGCGATGACGATTTCCGAAAGGGTatgaatttatatttgaaaaagcaCAGCTACGGCAATGCCGAAACAGGGGATCTTTGGGATGCTTTGGAAGAAGCTAGCAACAAAAATGTCCGTAGCGTAATGTCTACGTGGACTGAACAGCAAGGTTTCCCTGTTGTTAGGGTACAGCATCGTCAAGAAGGTACCGATCGAGTTCTGTCTTTGTCCCAAGAAAGATTTTTAGCTGATGGTTCTACAGACACTGGAACCAGCTTATGGATCATACCAATTAGTATAAGCACGGCAAAGGATCCTGAGGAGTGTGTACTTAAGGCGTTGTTGGACGAGAAAACTAAAGAACTCCGAGTTAAAGATGTTCCTGAAAATCATTGGGTAAAGATTAACCCTGGAACGATCGGTTTCTACAGAACTCATTACAGCCCGGAAGCTCTGTCTCTTTTGCTACCTGCAGTCAAAGATCACGCGTTACCTCCGCTAGACAGGTTGGGTTTGTTAGACGATTTATTCGCCATGGTACAAGCCGGCCATGCTTCTACCGTCGAAGTACTTCAGCTGATGCAAGCATTTCAAAAGGAAGATAACTATACCGTTTGGTCTAGTATAGTCAATAGCTTAGGGAAAATCGGAGTTCTCGTTTCTCATTTAGACTTCGAGGACTCGTTCAAGGCGTATGGACGCAATTTAATGCGCGACATTACCAACAAATTAGGCTGGGATCCTAAACCCACCGAAAGTCATTTAGACACTCTTCTACGGTCTCTGGTGTTGGGTCGTATGGCCGCTCTGAACGACGAAGACACTATAAAAGAAGCAAAGAAGAGATTCGAACTACACGTTTCTGGTACGACACTTCTCGCTGCTGATTTACGTAGTCCTGTTTACCGAGCTGTACTCTCCGTCGGCGATGCTGACACGTACGAAACAATGTTGAGGCTCTACCGAGAAGCAGATCTGCACGAGGAGAAGGATAGAATATTGAGAGCCTTAGGCGCGATCAAGGATGAAACATTGTTAGCAAAGGTTCTTAATTTCGCTATGAGCGACGAAGTAAGAGCTCAGGATACAGTATTTGCCATCATGTCGGTAGCAATGACGTACAAAGGCCGTGTTATGGCATGGGATTTCTTTAAAGAAAACTGGAAGACGTTGCTCGACCGTTACGGTGGCGGTTTCTTGATTTCAAGATTGGTTAAATTTACCACAGAGAACTTCGTCACCGAAGAACGGGCCAAAGACGTCGAGGAATTCTTCAAGTCCCATCCAACACCTGGAACGGAAAGAACAGTTCAACAAAGTATCGAGTCCATTAGATTGAACGCGTCATGGCTTGCTAGGGACAAAGATTCCATCAAGGAATATCTGACCACTCACGTTTAG
- the Psa gene encoding puromycin-sensitive aminopeptidase isoform X1 — protein sequence MSSTEKKPFRRLPTDVQPYHYHIVLSPNLKTFVFDGKEDVHIDVKQSTDTIVLNSLDIDIKNAAFNAKDGKVIETSKIDLCAPEETATLVFNEKLPSGKSGYLSLEFVGEINDKMKGFYRSKYIGTNGTVEHAAVTQFEPTDARRCFPCWDEPAHKATFDITLNVPSGLTALSNMPIKSKVTNESTETLVFERTPIMSTYLVAVVVGEFDYIEDKSSDGVLVRVYTPKLKKEQGQFALEVATKVLPYYKTYFGIAYPLPKIDLIAIADFSSGAMENWGLVTYRETCLLVDPQNTSAVRKQWIALVVAHELAHQWFGNLVTMEWWTHLWLNEGYASFVEFLCVAHLFPEYDIWTQFVTDTYIRALELDALKNSHPIEVPVGHPSEIDEIFDDISYNKGACVIRMLHSYIGDDDFRKGMNLYLKKHSYGNAETGDLWDALEEASNKNVRSVMSTWTEQQGFPVVRVQHRQEGTDRVLSLSQERFLADGSTDTGTSLWIIPISISTAKDPEECVLKALLDEKTKELRVKDVPENHWVKINPGTIGFYRTHYSPEALSLLLPAVKDHALPPLDRLGLLDDLFAMVQAGHASTVEVLQLMQAFQKEDNYTVWSSIVNSLGKIGVLVSHLDFEDSFKAYGRNLMRDITNKLGWDPKPTESHLDTLLRSLVLGRMAALNDEDTIKEAKKRFELHVSGTTLLAADLRSPVYRAVLSVGDADTYETMLRLYREADLHEEKDRILRALGAIKDETLLAKVLNFAMSDEVRAQDTVFAIMSVAMTYKGRVMAWDFFKENWKTLLDRYGGGFLISRLVKFTTENFVTEERAKDVEEFFKSHPTPGTERTVQQSIESIRLNASWLARDKDSIKEYLTTHV from the exons ATGTCGAGCACAGAAAAAAAACCGTTTCGTCGATTGCCTACAGACGTCCAGCCTTACCATTATCATATTGTTTTGTCACCGAATCTTAAAACTTTTGTCTTCGATGGCAAGGAGGATGTGCACATTGAC gtGAAGCAATCCACAGACACTATTGTTTTAAATTCATtggatattgatattaaaaatgcaGCTTTCAATGCTAAGGatggaaaagttattgaaacatcgAAGATTGACTTATGTGCACCTGAAGAAACAGCTACTTTGGTATTTAATGAAAAGTTACCATCTGGTAAAAGTGGATACTTAAGTTTGGAATTTGTTGGAGAAATTAATGACAAGATGAAGGGTTTCTATAGAAGCAAATATATTGG GACAAATGGGACTGTTGAGCATGCTGCAGTAACTCAATTTGAGCCAACAGATGCTAGACGTTGCTTCCCATGCTGGGACGAGCCAGCGCACAAAGCCACCTTTGATATTACCCTAAATGTACCATCAGGGCTTACAGCACTTTCCAATATG CCAATAAAAAGTAAAGTAACAAACGAATCAACTGAGACTTTGGTATTTGAGCGGACTCCAATTATGTCGACATATTTAGTAGCAGTCGTGGTTGGTGAATTCGATTACATAGAAGACAAATCTAGCGACGGTGTATTGGTACGAGTGTACactccaaaattaaaaaaagaacaagGACAATTCGCACTAGAAGTAGCGACAAAAGTGTTACCATATTACAAAACTTACTTCGGGATTGCTTATCCGCTCCCAAAGATTGATCTTATCGCAATTGCTGACTTCTCATCCGGAGCTATGGAAAATTGGGGTCTAGTCACTTATCGGGAAACTTGTCTCTTGGTAGATCCACAGAATACGTCTGCCGTTCGAAAGCAATGGATAGCATTAGTTGTAGCGCACGAATTAGCGCATCAGTGGTTTGGAAATCTTGTAACCATGGAGTGGTGGACGCATCTGTGGTTGAACGAGGGGTACGCGTCATTCGTTGAATTCTTATGCGTTGCCCATTTGTTCCCAGAATACGATATCTGGACACAATTCGTAACCGACACCTATATCAGAGCATTAGAATTAGATGCTCTAAAAAATAGTCATCCGATTGAAGTGCCAGTCGGTCATCCTTCCGAGATCGATGAGATTTTCGATGACATTTCTTACAACAAAGGCGCATGTGTTATTCGAATGTTGCATTCTTATATTGGCGATGACGATTTCCGAAAGGGTatgaatttatatttgaaaaagcaCAGCTACGGCAATGCCGAAACAGGGGATCTTTGGGATGCTTTGGAAGAAGCTAGCAACAAAAATGTCCGTAGCGTAATGTCTACGTGGACTGAACAGCAAGGTTTCCCTGTTGTTAGGGTACAGCATCGTCAAGAAGGTACCGATCGAGTTCTGTCTTTGTCCCAAGAAAGATTTTTAGCTGATGGTTCTACAGACACTGGAACCAGCTTATGGATCATACCAATTAGTATAAGCACGGCAAAGGATCCTGAGGAGTGTGTACTTAAGGCGTTGTTGGACGAGAAAACTAAAGAACTCCGAGTTAAAGATGTTCCTGAAAATCATTGGGTAAAGATTAACCCTGGAACGATCGGTTTCTACAGAACTCATTACAGCCCGGAAGCTCTGTCTCTTTTGCTACCTGCAGTCAAAGATCACGCGTTACCTCCGCTAGACAGGTTGGGTTTGTTAGACGATTTATTCGCCATGGTACAAGCCGGCCATGCTTCTACCGTCGAAGTACTTCAGCTGATGCAAGCATTTCAAAAGGAAGATAACTATACCGTTTGGTCTAGTATAGTCAATAGCTTAGGGAAAATCGGAGTTCTCGTTTCTCATTTAGACTTCGAGGACTCGTTCAAGGCGTATGGACGCAATTTAATGCGCGACATTACCAACAAATTAGGCTGGGATCCTAAACCCACCGAAAGTCATTTAGACACTCTTCTACGGTCTCTGGTGTTGGGTCGTATGGCCGCTCTGAACGACGAAGACACTATAAAAGAAGCAAAGAAGAGATTCGAACTACACGTTTCTGGTACGACACTTCTCGCTGCTGATTTACGTAGTCCTGTTTACCGAGCTGTACTCTCCGTCGGCGATGCTGACACGTACGAAACAATGTTGAGGCTCTACCGAGAAGCAGATCTGCACGAGGAGAAGGATAGAATATTGAGAGCCTTAGGCGCGATCAAGGATGAAACATTGTTAGCAAAGGTTCTTAATTTCGCTATGAGCGACGAAGTAAGAGCTCAGGATACAGTATTTGCCATCATGTCGGTAGCAATGACGTACAAAGGCCGTGTTATGGCATGGGATTTCTTTAAAGAAAACTGGAAGACGTTGCTCGACCGTTACGGTGGCGGTTTCTTGATTTCAAGATTGGTTAAATTTACCACAGAGAACTTCGTCACCGAAGAACGGGCCAAAGACGTCGAGGAATTCTTCAAGTCCCATCCAACACCTGGAACGGAAAGAACAGTTCAACAAAGTATCGAGTCCATTAGATTGAACGCGTCATGGCTTGCTAGGGACAAAGATTCCATCAAGGAATATCTGACCACTCACGTTTAG